In the genome of Indicator indicator isolate 239-I01 chromosome 8, UM_Iind_1.1, whole genome shotgun sequence, one region contains:
- the GABRA4 gene encoding gamma-aminobutyric acid receptor subunit alpha-4 isoform X2 — MQRWFLPRSHLTGPPGQSKKEEKLWPENFTSILNSLLDGYDNRLRPGFGGPVTEVKTDIYVTSFGPVSDVEMEYTMDVFFRQTWVDKRLKYDGPIEILRLNNLMVSKVWTPDTFFRNGKKSVAHNMTAPNKLFRIMRNGTILYTMRLTISAECPMRLVDFPMDGHACPLKFGSYAYPKSEMIYTWTKGPEKSVEVPEESSSLVQYDLLGHTVSSETIKSITGEYIVMTVYFHLRRKMGYFMIQTYIPCIMTVILSQVSFWINKESVPARTVFGITTVLTMTTLSISARHSLPKVSYATAMDWFIAVCFAFVFSALIEFAAVNYFTNIQMEKAKRKTVKSLLEFPVAPIQRERRPENPAQSTDANSNVRKRTNATVQAEADGGSRIDTRHSSIQPPSVAQGSSDITPHSLSASSPNPFTRLNASETLSSARATPPAPPSTPILTGFVSQHATAGSPSIQHLLGSRLEQIQTTSPNTLGASAKPSAATPPAPPASSHSGTSKIDKYARILFPVTFGAFNMVYWVVYLSKDTMEKSESLM; from the exons gtcctgttactgAAGTCAAAACAGATATATATGTCACCAGTTTTGGACCTGTTTCTGATGTAGAAATG GAGTACACAATGGATGTCTTCTTCCGTCAGACCTGGGTAGACAAGAGATTAAAATACGATGGCCCTATTGAAATCCTGAGGCTTAACAACTTGATGGTTTCAAAGGTGTGGACTCCTGACACTTTCTTCAGGAATGGGAAAAAGTCTGTTGCACACAACATGACAGCCCCAAATAAACTCTTCAGAATAATGAGAAACGGCACCATCCTGTACACCATGAG GCTTACAATAAGTGCAGAGTGTCCCATGAGATTAGTGGATTTTCCCATGGATGGTCATGCTTGTCCTCTCAAATTTGGGAGTT ATGCTTATCCAAAGAGTGAAATGATTTATACCTGGACAAAAGGACCTGAGAAGTCTGTGGAAGTTCCTGAGGAGTCTTCCAGTTTAGTTCAGTATGACCTGCTCGGGCATACGGTGTCCTCTGAAACCATTAAATCTATCACAG gTGAATATATTGTCATGACAGTTTACTTCCACCTGAGAAGGAAAATGGGTTATTTTATGATCCAGACCTACATCCCATGCATCATGACTGTGATCCTCTCTCAAGTTTCTTTTTGGATAAATAAGGAGTCTGTTCCAGCCAGAACTGTGTTTG GAATCACCACGGTGTTGACCATGACGACGCTGAGCATCAGTGCGAGACATTCACTGCCAAAAGTCTCCTATGCCACTGCCATGGACTGGTTCATAGCTGTCTGCTTTGCCTTTGTGTTCTCTGCTCTTATTGAGTTTGCTGCTGTCAACTATTTCACTAACATTCAAATGGAAAAAGCCAAAAGGAAGACGGTAAAATCCCTCCTTGAATTCCCAGTTGCTCCaatacaaagagaaagaa gaccagagaatccagcacag AGTACAGATGCCAATTCAAACGTGAGGAAAAGAACCAACGCCACAGTGCAGGCTGAAGCTGATGGTGGGAGCCGAATTGACACAAGGCACAGCTCCATCCAGCCTCCTTCTGTAGCTCAGGGGTCTTCTGACATTACACCCCACTCCCTTTCTGCATCAAGTCCCAACCCTTTCACACGCCTCAATGCATCAGAGACATTATCTTCTGCAAGAGCtacccctccagctcctccttccaCCCCAATTTTAACTGGATTTGTATCCCAGCATGCCACAGCTGGATCCCCTTCCATTCAGCACTTGCTTGGATCTAGACTGGAGCAGATTCAGACCACCTCACCTAATACATTAGGAGCATCTGCAAAGCCATCTGCTGCCACACCACCTGctccccctgcctcctcccactCTGGCACGAGTAAGATAGACAAATATGCACgcattttatttcctgttaCCTTTGGAGCATTTAACATGGTCTACTGGGTGGTGTATCTATCCAAGGATACCATGGAAAAATCAGAAAGTCTAATGTAG